One window of Mesoplasma syrphidae genomic DNA carries:
- a CDS encoding TatD family hydrolase yields MPSGIYDIHCHLNDSAYAEMEITSSEIVKEANRVGVALINNIGFDIKSSKVAIIQAEKNKNVFAVVGIHPNEAHLFTEEAYEFLEDLAHADKVVGIGEIGLDYNRSTKYIKQQKESFIHQIKIAQQLNLPIMLHIRDINGSTNAYDDALEILKKQKVTSGVVHSFEGTWEIAQKFIKQGISISLNGEVTKVAEIQRIAKNISLNYLMVESDAPYSAPIPFDKRINHCKYLPLTVQKIAEIRGTTSGEIAAATRDNAQELFRIKNKLILE; encoded by the coding sequence ATGCCATCAGGAATTTACGATATTCATTGTCACTTAAATGATAGTGCGTATGCAGAAATGGAAATTACATCATCAGAAATTGTTAAAGAAGCAAATAGGGTTGGAGTAGCTCTTATTAATAATATTGGTTTCGACATTAAATCTTCAAAAGTTGCTATTATTCAAGCAGAAAAAAATAAAAATGTATTTGCAGTTGTTGGGATTCATCCTAATGAAGCTCACTTGTTTACAGAAGAAGCGTATGAATTTTTAGAAGATTTAGCTCATGCAGATAAAGTTGTTGGAATTGGGGAAATTGGCTTAGATTATAATCGTTCAACCAAATATATTAAACAACAAAAAGAATCTTTCATACATCAAATTAAAATTGCTCAGCAATTAAACCTACCAATTATGTTACATATACGTGATATCAATGGATCGACTAATGCTTATGATGACGCGCTAGAAATTTTAAAAAAACAAAAAGTTACTTCTGGTGTTGTTCATTCTTTTGAAGGAACTTGAGAAATTGCTCAAAAGTTTATTAAGCAAGGAATTTCGATTTCTTTAAATGGTGAAGTTACCAAAGTAGCAGAAATTCAGCGAATTGCTAAGAATATTTCGCTTAATTACTTAATGGTAGAATCAGATGCACCATATTCAGCACCAATACCTTTTGATAAACGTATTAACCATTGTAAATATTTACCATTAACGGTCCAAAAAATTGCTGAAATTCGTGGAACAACAAGTGGGGAAATTGCAGCAGCTACTCGTGACAATGCACAAGAATTATTTAGAATTAAAAACAAATTAATATTAGAGTAA
- a CDS encoding Rid family detoxifying hydrolase — translation MKMFNTKNAPQAVGPYSQAIILDDKKIFVSGQLGFDMKTMILPEHVEQQTLNILENINSILNDAGYTKRDIFKTTIMLKNIGDFIIVNEIYANFFEDHKPARSCFEVSNLPKEALIEIEVIAQY, via the coding sequence ATGAAAATGTTCAATACAAAAAATGCCCCTCAAGCTGTTGGGCCTTATTCACAAGCTATTATTTTAGATGACAAAAAAATATTTGTTTCAGGGCAGTTGGGTTTTGATATGAAAACTATGATTCTACCCGAACATGTTGAGCAACAAACATTAAATATCTTAGAAAATATTAATAGCATTTTAAATGACGCTGGTTATACTAAGCGCGATATTTTTAAAACAACAATTATGTTAAAAAATATTGGCGACTTCATAATTGTCAATGAAATATACGCTAACTTTTTTGAGGACCACAAACCGGCACGTAGTTGTTTTGAAGTAAGTAATTTACCTAAAGAAGCATTAATTGAAATAGAAGTAATCGCACAATATTAA
- a CDS encoding energy-coupled thiamine transporter ThiT — protein MQRKLFFWASVAYSILFVSAFIALTTIYIKERLANDSSGNLVILIFAMVVLNIIIIAVQILLGFSFFEDTDIETTDAKQFLILSFITLNFVSIIWNSLNINWRWKKIRIQKFKVIDITFMGMIVAMFIILDYLMGFVQLPAYTSLSLKFLPLFFMAYSSDFFKTSLVCMICGVISWFMPGNLDAGMPGAFMFDYFLPIMAISGCCFLRPVKTTSKILDFTSWFIFVTVPTILIYLFRVIAGVLFYGAYVWENYSIWIYSLALNAINTTVDYVLFLITVPSMCKTLKYIVNRLNQNH, from the coding sequence ATGCAAAGAAAATTATTTTTTTGGGCAAGTGTCGCATACAGTATTTTATTTGTAAGTGCATTTATTGCTTTGACAACAATTTATATTAAAGAAAGATTAGCCAATGATTCATCGGGTAATTTAGTTATTTTAATTTTTGCAATGGTAGTATTAAATATTATTATTATAGCAGTACAAATTTTGTTAGGATTTTCTTTTTTTGAGGATACTGATATTGAAACAACAGATGCTAAACAATTTTTAATTTTATCATTCATAACTTTAAATTTTGTTTCTATTATTTGAAATAGTTTGAACATTAATTGAAGATGAAAAAAAATAAGAATTCAAAAGTTTAAAGTAATTGATATTACCTTTATGGGAATGATTGTTGCAATGTTTATAATTTTGGATTATCTTATGGGATTTGTACAATTGCCAGCGTATACATCATTGTCATTAAAATTTTTACCATTATTTTTTATGGCTTATAGTTCAGATTTTTTTAAAACAAGTTTAGTTTGTATGATTTGTGGAGTAATCTCTTGATTTATGCCAGGTAATTTAGATGCTGGAATGCCAGGAGCATTTATGTTTGACTACTTCTTACCAATTATGGCTATTTCTGGTTGTTGCTTTTTGAGACCAGTTAAAACCACTTCAAAAATATTAGATTTTACAAGTTGATTTATTTTTGTAACTGTTCCAACTATTTTAATATATCTATTTAGAGTTATTGCTGGTGTCTTGTTTTATGGAGCCTATGTTTGAGAAAATTATAGTATTTGAATTTATTCATTAGCACTAAATGCTATTAATACGACTGTCGATTATGTTTTATTTTTAATAACTGTTCCGTCAATGTGTAAAACTTTGAAATATATTGTAAATAGGTTAAATCAAAATCACTAA
- a CDS encoding ABC-F family ATP-binding cassette domain-containing protein: MSIVLIEGLTHQNGGKKLYQDSTMRINKGEHIALLGANGTGKTTLLNIIAGKNIPDHGTIELHPRSKMGYLDQHQDVDMTIIVEDYLKDTYKELYEIEAKIHKIYENMAIEYNEEDLVKALAMQEDLSLRGFDTIEKEIGNLVAGLGINADNLKKQLGQLSGGQRGKVLLAKLLLKQDDFILLDEPTNFLDIEQVEWLAKFLQQYENAFLLVSHDEDFINKTVDVIYAIENLEINRYVGNYEKYVELSAQRADQYDRARESQQQQIAKLKEYVAKNAARASTARSAQSRQKQLNKMDVLDERRKLAKPKMSFKYKRPNSAVIVKAESLEIGYGFALTEPLTFELREGQKCIVKGYNGIGKTTFLKTVAGEIPKVGGNVMVGNGVETAFFHQVEENNEMTPIAYLMSLYPQMLEGEVRATIGKFGVKSELMMNPMKLLSGGEQTKVRLAALSLVPASLLILDEPTNHIDVLAKDALLEAIQAFEGTVLITTHDINFETNWADKVLNFEDLVQ; the protein is encoded by the coding sequence ATGAGTATTGTTTTAATTGAAGGATTAACGCACCAAAACGGTGGAAAAAAATTATACCAGGATTCAACAATGCGCATTAATAAAGGTGAGCACATTGCCTTATTAGGAGCAAACGGAACTGGGAAAACAACATTATTAAATATTATCGCCGGAAAAAATATTCCTGATCATGGAACTATAGAGTTACACCCTCGCTCAAAAATGGGTTACCTTGATCAACACCAAGATGTGGATATGACAATTATTGTTGAAGATTATTTAAAGGACACTTATAAAGAACTTTACGAAATCGAAGCTAAAATTCATAAAATATATGAAAATATGGCGATCGAGTATAACGAAGAAGATCTTGTTAAAGCTTTGGCAATGCAAGAAGATTTGAGTTTACGGGGTTTTGATACTATTGAAAAGGAAATTGGAAATTTGGTTGCTGGTTTAGGAATTAACGCTGATAACCTTAAAAAGCAACTAGGACAATTATCTGGTGGTCAAAGGGGAAAAGTCTTGTTGGCAAAATTGCTTTTGAAACAAGATGATTTTATTTTACTAGATGAACCAACAAACTTTTTGGACATTGAACAAGTGGAATGATTGGCAAAATTTTTGCAGCAATATGAAAATGCTTTTTTACTAGTTTCTCACGATGAGGACTTTATTAATAAAACTGTTGATGTAATTTATGCGATCGAGAACTTAGAAATTAACCGATATGTCGGAAATTATGAGAAGTATGTAGAGCTTTCTGCACAACGTGCAGATCAATATGACCGAGCACGTGAGTCGCAGCAACAACAAATAGCAAAATTGAAAGAATACGTCGCAAAAAATGCTGCTCGAGCATCAACGGCTCGAAGCGCCCAGTCGCGTCAAAAACAACTTAATAAAATGGACGTATTAGATGAACGACGTAAACTAGCAAAGCCGAAAATGTCATTTAAATATAAACGTCCAAATTCAGCAGTAATTGTTAAAGCCGAAAGTTTGGAAATTGGTTATGGTTTTGCTTTAACTGAACCACTAACTTTTGAGCTTCGTGAAGGTCAAAAATGTATTGTCAAAGGTTATAATGGAATCGGTAAAACAACTTTTTTAAAAACTGTGGCTGGTGAAATACCCAAAGTTGGCGGAAATGTAATGGTTGGAAATGGAGTTGAAACTGCATTTTTTCATCAAGTTGAAGAAAATAATGAAATGACGCCAATTGCTTATTTAATGAGTCTCTACCCTCAAATGTTGGAAGGCGAAGTTCGCGCCACAATTGGTAAATTTGGAGTCAAATCAGAATTAATGATGAATCCTATGAAACTACTATCTGGAGGAGAGCAAACTAAAGTTAGGTTAGCTGCTTTAAGTTTGGTACCAGCAAGTTTGCTAATTTTGGATGAGCCAACAAATCACATTGATGTGTTAGCAAAAGACGCTTTGCTTGAAGCAATTCAAGCCTTTGAGGGTACAGTTCTAATAACAACTCACGATATTAACTTTGAAACAAATTGAGCAGATAAAGTATTAAATTTTGAAGATTTAGTTCAATAA
- a CDS encoding HU family DNA-binding protein, which yields MKLNFSKNYRWWMIFVLFFLIITLTIVFKIINHLYFGNPESINLFGDAFPNVLRENWFNSQSGAISYLTGPIGFKSFTQFDLNYNGLFIEPVFWDLLINWFFIIALVAWFAFFTKIIFFTKDEAKEELENQKAQGANIEINYIFNENKTSKIEKNNVLKLNATEVFEDTEKITKYKNETIFENKVVNKKHYQRVSTKYILNQLYDTFPNETKKTVNLVFEKTFKIFEKKLLNGEEITISNFGRLNFVRTDPCEKVNPLTGEPIFVPAKNTVKFKTSKQLRKKMTDASWTGKYKVKRKVEKTIVIEYND from the coding sequence ATGAAGTTAAATTTTAGCAAGAATTATAGATGATGAATGATTTTTGTATTATTTTTTTTAATAATAACTTTGACAATTGTTTTTAAAATAATTAATCACCTGTATTTTGGAAATCCTGAGTCAATAAATTTATTTGGTGATGCGTTTCCAAATGTCCTAAGGGAAAACTGGTTTAATTCTCAAAGCGGGGCTATCAGCTATTTAACGGGACCAATTGGTTTTAAGTCATTTACACAGTTTGATCTAAATTATAATGGTCTTTTTATTGAACCTGTTTTTTGAGATCTGCTGATTAATTGATTTTTTATTATAGCTCTTGTTGCTTGATTTGCTTTCTTTACTAAGATTATTTTTTTTACAAAAGATGAAGCAAAAGAAGAGCTTGAAAATCAAAAAGCTCAAGGTGCTAATATTGAAATTAATTATATCTTTAATGAAAACAAGACTTCTAAAATTGAAAAAAACAATGTGCTTAAATTAAACGCAACTGAAGTATTTGAAGACACTGAAAAAATAACTAAATACAAAAATGAAACAATTTTTGAAAATAAGGTTGTAAACAAAAAGCATTATCAACGAGTTTCTACAAAATATATTTTAAATCAGCTATATGATACTTTTCCTAATGAAACCAAAAAGACAGTAAACTTAGTATTTGAAAAAACTTTTAAAATTTTTGAAAAAAAATTACTAAATGGTGAAGAAATAACTATTTCAAACTTTGGAAGATTAAATTTTGTAAGAACTGATCCTTGTGAAAAAGTTAATCCTTTAACTGGAGAACCAATTTTTGTGCCTGCAAAAAATACTGTCAAATTCAAAACATCAAAGCAACTTCGTAAAAAGATGACTGATGCTAGTTGAACTGGTAAGTATAAAGTTAAAAGAAAAGTTGAAAAAACTATTGTAATTGAATACAACGATTAA
- a CDS encoding PD-(D/E)XK nuclease family protein, with protein sequence MKIKEYYANPLVKLNEATHEYYWTATNEIIQGPSITKLIEVVYPFNVKDIPIKALKAGIEKGICVHNRLSEYIKNNNEGTCDHKYNGWPIQTHTREYLWIKENLSNVLPKEIYSEVSLSNGRYNGTFDLLYLDQNDKWHLVDFKTTARLNKQKEILQLKFYEDLITTAFEDIDEIHYYEIYNSKNQEHYNFDEFMHKQAIFEKEKIMKESEFSYLFEE encoded by the coding sequence ATGAAAATTAAAGAGTATTACGCAAATCCACTTGTAAAACTTAATGAAGCAACACATGAATATTATTGAACAGCAACTAATGAAATTATTCAGGGTCCAAGCATTACAAAATTAATTGAAGTTGTTTATCCTTTTAATGTTAAAGATATTCCAATTAAGGCTTTAAAAGCTGGAATTGAAAAAGGAATTTGTGTTCATAATCGATTGAGTGAATACATAAAAAATAATAATGAAGGCACTTGCGACCATAAATACAATGGTTGACCAATTCAAACACATACAAGAGAATATTTATGAATTAAAGAAAATTTATCAAATGTATTACCTAAAGAAATTTATAGTGAAGTTTCACTTTCAAATGGACGTTATAATGGAACATTTGACTTACTTTATTTGGATCAAAATGATAAATGACATTTGGTTGATTTTAAAACTACTGCTCGACTAAATAAACAAAAAGAAATTTTGCAACTCAAGTTTTACGAAGATTTGATTACTACTGCTTTTGAAGACATTGATGAAATTCATTATTATGAAATTTATAATTCTAAAAATCAGGAACATTATAATTTTGATGAGTTTATGCATAAGCAAGCAATCTTTGAGAAAGAAAAAATTATGAAAGAATCAGAATTTAGTTATTTATTTGAGGAATAA
- the ilvA gene encoding threonine ammonia-lyase codes for MKPKISKLDFESTYDKICDFINITPTIHAVNLSNITENDVYVKLENLQKAGSFKLRGALAKILSIDEKVLAKGIVAASAGNHSQGVAYAAKMLGIEKMTTIVMPENAPNAKIKGTKKYGVEVILHGKFFDDANNKAIEIANETGKALVHAFNDLDIIKGQGTIGIEILEAVKDLEYIFIPVGGGGLCSGIGQYVKLVNPNCKIIAVESANVPSYFEARNLKQPILIKGKTSIADGIAVKETGNLTFEILQDVVDDVVLVSEEEIAQAILLLFEHCRIVAEGAGATAIAAVLFNKLALKNKKIMCVLSGGNIDVTSFLNITNRALIDLHRRVVLQIKAAIDKNNLANITTIISHNKVQIHSIFQSQQENYLKINEETYHVCVDINDPQELISIINQIKEKGFVLNNESYLKAIL; via the coding sequence ATGAAACCAAAAATTTCAAAACTTGATTTTGAGTCGACATATGACAAAATATGCGATTTTATAAATATCACCCCAACTATTCACGCTGTTAATTTAAGCAATATTACTGAAAATGATGTATATGTGAAATTAGAAAACTTGCAAAAAGCGGGTTCTTTTAAACTTCGTGGAGCTTTAGCAAAAATTCTTTCAATTGATGAAAAAGTTTTGGCAAAGGGAATTGTTGCTGCTTCTGCTGGAAATCATTCTCAGGGAGTAGCCTACGCTGCTAAAATGCTTGGGATTGAAAAAATGACAACTATCGTAATGCCTGAAAATGCACCAAATGCTAAGATAAAAGGTACAAAAAAATATGGAGTGGAAGTTATTTTGCATGGAAAGTTTTTTGATGATGCAAATAATAAAGCTATAGAGATAGCAAACGAAACTGGAAAAGCCCTAGTTCATGCTTTCAATGATTTGGACATAATTAAAGGTCAAGGAACAATCGGAATTGAAATTTTAGAAGCTGTTAAAGATTTGGAATACATTTTCATTCCCGTTGGTGGTGGTGGCCTTTGTTCTGGAATCGGACAGTATGTTAAATTAGTTAATCCAAACTGTAAAATTATTGCTGTTGAAAGTGCAAACGTTCCTTCTTATTTTGAAGCTCGCAACTTGAAGCAACCAATTTTGATAAAAGGCAAAACCTCAATTGCTGATGGAATTGCTGTAAAAGAAACAGGAAATTTAACTTTTGAAATTCTTCAAGATGTAGTTGATGACGTTGTATTAGTTTCTGAAGAAGAAATTGCTCAAGCTATTTTACTTCTTTTTGAGCATTGCAGAATTGTTGCAGAAGGAGCGGGAGCTACTGCTATTGCCGCAGTTTTGTTTAACAAATTAGCGTTAAAGAATAAAAAAATAATGTGCGTCTTGTCGGGCGGAAACATAGATGTCACTTCATTTTTAAATATTACTAATCGTGCTTTAATTGATTTACATCGTCGTGTTGTTTTGCAAATTAAAGCAGCTATTGATAAAAATAATTTGGCAAATATAACAACTATCATTTCTCATAACAAAGTTCAAATTCATTCAATATTTCAATCGCAACAAGAAAATTATTTAAAAATAAATGAAGAAACATATCATGTATGTGTTGATATAAACGACCCTCAAGAATTGATAAGTATTATAAATCAAATTAAAGAGAAGGGATTTGTTTTAAATAATGAAAGTTATTTAAAAGCAATTTTATAA
- the ald gene encoding alanine dehydrogenase, translated as MIIGIPKEIKNNENRVGIVPAGVRTLVENGHTVFVQTEAGLGSGITDSEYAEAGAEIVSISKVWDANMIIKVKEPLEEEFKYIKKDQIIFTYLHLAANKKLTDFLKKSGAIGVAYETMVGTKNDLPLLTPMSEVAGRMSVQIGAHFLEKNNGGSGVLLGGISGVLPGRVTIIGGGIVGYNAAKTAVGLGAEVTLLDINPNRLRELDNIFNGRVRLLISNSTNISEAVAQADLVVGAVLIPGDVAPKIVKEEYIKKMKPGSVVIDIPIDQGGIFETSEKITSHESPIFVKHGVIHYTVPNMPGAVAKTATFALTNSTIPYALEIANRGIVAAALENKTIKTGINIFKNNITLEVVAKAFKEEFIDFVDLI; from the coding sequence ATGATTATTGGAATACCTAAAGAAATTAAAAATAACGAAAATAGAGTTGGAATTGTTCCTGCCGGAGTTCGTACATTAGTTGAAAATGGCCATACTGTTTTTGTTCAAACAGAAGCAGGATTAGGATCTGGAATTACAGATAGCGAGTATGCCGAAGCTGGAGCAGAAATTGTTTCCATTTCTAAAGTATGAGATGCAAATATGATAATTAAAGTTAAGGAGCCTTTAGAAGAAGAATTTAAGTATATTAAAAAGGACCAAATAATATTTACTTACTTGCATTTAGCTGCTAATAAAAAGTTAACTGATTTTTTAAAAAAATCAGGAGCGATTGGAGTTGCTTACGAAACAATGGTTGGAACAAAAAATGACTTGCCATTACTAACTCCAATGTCAGAAGTGGCAGGTCGCATGTCAGTTCAAATTGGAGCTCACTTTCTAGAAAAAAATAATGGGGGTAGTGGAGTTCTTTTGGGTGGAATATCTGGAGTACTACCTGGAAGGGTAACGATTATTGGAGGAGGTATAGTTGGGTACAATGCCGCAAAAACAGCTGTTGGATTAGGCGCCGAAGTAACTCTTTTAGACATTAATCCAAATCGCCTACGAGAACTTGACAACATTTTTAATGGCCGTGTGAGATTGCTAATTTCTAACTCAACAAACATTTCAGAAGCAGTAGCTCAGGCAGATCTAGTGGTTGGAGCCGTTTTAATTCCCGGAGATGTTGCCCCAAAAATTGTTAAAGAAGAATACATTAAAAAAATGAAACCTGGATCGGTAGTAATTGACATCCCCATCGATCAGGGAGGAATTTTTGAAACATCTGAAAAAATTACAAGTCACGAAAGTCCTATCTTTGTAAAACATGGTGTCATTCACTATACTGTTCCTAATATGCCAGGTGCAGTTGCAAAAACAGCGACCTTCGCTTTGACAAATTCTACTATTCCTTATGCATTAGAAATTGCTAATAGAGGAATAGTTGCAGCAGCATTAGAGAATAAAACTATTAAGACTGGAATCAATATTTTTAAAAATAATATAACTTTGGAAGTGGTTGCTAAAGCGTTTAAAGAAGAGTTTATAGATTTTGTTGATCTTATTTAA
- a CDS encoding amino acid permease — translation MLKNAKKVNKAYEFMTLITMVMGMMIGSGIYIKNHSGIGGILGNAGNNPWIAIMMWSIFGVIATMIILVFIEIASSTKNKGHSTLQNWGSKFLGRKTGSFFSLFFVIFFTPVLTCVGAFLSVKVVFDGIDALYGKEWAGESLRLTLRTLFTLAVLLGFMIMNIFTTKPGVIVQTVTALLKFVPLILVIIGGIILRSQGNENAFTNSSGKWEISHIILTVTPIMFSFMGFIESASLQKDIKNKEVVAPALFFGVIGVSLFYVLISIAIFFGSKDGNVFTLFDNLFQKTPGWAMFFKVIVAITATSVVNGYAITGTKGILSSFEDGLFYAKQGFKVSLIKAGVIQSLVTVFHAIIYIILGWIFYKDIIKVVDLISNSVAIATFTIYLLLIFGVIKNRITKKIEVDKMKYLFGIALLPSIALSLSLAYIYYDLFSKVVDSKTMIEPTIFIVTMIILVGLFLYNESKIKQFGTLNLPVINQLIAK, via the coding sequence ATGCTAAAAAACGCAAAAAAAGTAAATAAAGCATATGAATTTATGACTCTTATTACCATGGTAATGGGAATGATGATTGGATCAGGAATATACATTAAAAATCATTCTGGCATTGGTGGAATATTAGGAAATGCCGGAAACAATCCATGAATTGCAATTATGATGTGATCGATATTTGGTGTCATCGCCACAATGATTATATTAGTTTTTATTGAAATCGCATCGTCTACAAAAAACAAGGGCCATTCAACTTTACAAAACTGAGGATCAAAATTTTTGGGACGAAAAACTGGTTCATTCTTTTCTCTCTTTTTTGTGATATTTTTCACTCCTGTATTAACTTGTGTTGGAGCTTTCTTATCAGTAAAAGTTGTTTTTGATGGAATCGATGCACTTTACGGTAAAGAATGAGCCGGAGAATCTTTACGTTTAACATTAAGGACTCTTTTTACTTTAGCAGTATTGCTAGGGTTTATGATTATGAACATTTTTACAACAAAACCAGGTGTAATAGTTCAAACAGTCACTGCCTTACTAAAATTTGTTCCTTTAATTTTAGTAATTATTGGTGGTATCATTCTTCGTTCACAAGGAAATGAGAATGCTTTTACTAACTCAAGCGGGAAGTGGGAAATAAGTCATATAATTTTAACAGTCACTCCCATTATGTTTTCATTTATGGGCTTTATTGAATCTGCTAGTTTGCAAAAAGACATTAAAAATAAGGAAGTCGTTGCGCCCGCATTATTTTTTGGAGTCATCGGAGTTTCACTATTTTATGTATTAATTTCAATTGCTATCTTTTTCGGAAGCAAAGATGGCAACGTGTTTACATTATTTGACAATCTATTTCAAAAAACTCCAGGATGAGCAATGTTTTTCAAAGTTATTGTCGCTATAACAGCCACAAGCGTTGTTAATGGATATGCTATAACTGGAACAAAAGGAATTCTTTCTAGTTTTGAAGATGGCTTATTTTATGCTAAGCAAGGTTTCAAAGTTTCATTAATTAAAGCTGGAGTTATTCAATCATTAGTTACTGTGTTTCATGCCATAATTTATATTATTTTGGGTTGAATTTTTTACAAAGATATTATTAAAGTTGTTGATTTAATATCTAATAGCGTAGCAATTGCAACGTTTACCATATATCTACTACTTATTTTTGGAGTGATTAAAAATCGCATTACAAAGAAAATAGAAGTTGATAAAATGAAATATTTATTTGGTATTGCTCTGTTACCTTCAATTGCTCTTTCATTATCTCTTGCATATATTTATTACGACTTATTTTCAAAAGTTGTTGATTCCAAAACAATGATAGAGCCAACAATTTTTATAGTAACTATGATTATATTAGTAGGACTATTTTTATATAATGAATCTAAAATTAAGCAATTTGGTACATTAAACCTCCCTGTTATTAATCAATTAATTGCAAAATAA